In one Chitinophaga sancti genomic region, the following are encoded:
- the dctA gene encoding C4-dicarboxylate transporter DctA: MRKLSRHLYFQVIIAIIIGILVGHYYPQIAPTGELISTIFINLIKMLIAPIIFLTIVLGIARMGDMKKVGKVGGKALLYFEIVTTLAITIGLIVANYLKPGSGIDFSAVSGADIEKAAKIQHDAAGFSWTEFLLHIVPANAVEAFAKGEIIQVLVFAILFGYGITKLNGKGNGLLNTFERISEVFFNVLKFIMKLAPIGAFGGMAFTIGKFGLKALHPMISLMLCVYLTMFLFIFIVLGTIAYLYKFSLWKYLRFISNELLIVLGTSSSESALPGIMEKLEKMGCHKEVVGLVIPAGYSFNLDGTSIYLSMSMIFLAQAAKVDLSIWQELTIIGILMVTSKGAAGVTGSGFIVLASTLAVIKVIPAGGLALLIGVDRFMSEARAITNLIGNGVATIVMAKSEKAFDEEKYKLAIGVQ, from the coding sequence ATGAGAAAATTATCGCGCCACCTTTACTTCCAGGTTATCATTGCTATCATCATTGGCATTCTCGTCGGCCACTATTATCCACAAATAGCCCCTACCGGAGAATTGATCAGTACCATCTTCATCAACCTGATCAAGATGCTGATTGCTCCCATTATCTTCCTCACCATCGTACTCGGTATTGCCAGGATGGGAGATATGAAGAAAGTAGGTAAGGTAGGCGGCAAGGCCTTACTCTACTTCGAAATCGTTACTACCCTTGCTATCACTATAGGCCTTATTGTGGCTAACTACCTGAAACCAGGTAGCGGTATCGACTTCTCTGCTGTCTCGGGTGCCGACATTGAAAAAGCAGCCAAAATCCAGCATGATGCTGCCGGTTTTAGCTGGACGGAATTCCTGCTGCATATCGTTCCTGCCAATGCGGTAGAAGCCTTTGCTAAAGGTGAAATTATCCAGGTACTGGTTTTCGCTATCCTCTTTGGTTACGGTATTACCAAACTGAACGGAAAAGGAAATGGCCTCCTGAATACATTCGAACGGATCTCAGAAGTCTTTTTCAATGTCCTGAAGTTTATCATGAAACTGGCCCCTATCGGAGCCTTCGGCGGCATGGCCTTTACCATCGGTAAGTTCGGCCTCAAAGCGCTGCACCCCATGATCTCACTGATGCTCTGTGTATATCTTACCATGTTCCTCTTTATCTTCATCGTACTGGGAACAATCGCCTATCTGTATAAATTCAGCCTCTGGAAATACCTCCGGTTTATTAGCAACGAATTGCTCATCGTACTGGGCACCTCCAGCTCCGAATCTGCCCTGCCGGGTATTATGGAAAAGCTGGAGAAAATGGGTTGTCATAAAGAAGTAGTAGGTCTAGTCATTCCCGCTGGTTATTCTTTCAACCTGGATGGCACGAGCATTTATCTCAGTATGTCTATGATCTTCCTGGCCCAGGCAGCAAAAGTAGACCTCAGCATCTGGCAGGAATTAACCATCATCGGTATATTAATGGTTACTTCCAAAGGTGCTGCAGGCGTAACAGGTAGCGGTTTTATCGTACTTGCTTCCACGCTGGCCGTGATCAAAGTAATCCCTGCAGGTGGCCTTGCACTCCTGATCGGTGTAGATCGTTTCATGAGTGAAGCCCGTGCCATCACAAACCTGATTGGTAACGGGGTAGCCACTATCGTAATGGCTAAAAGTGAAAAAGCCTTTGACGAGGAAAAGTATAAGCTGGCTATAGGTGTTCAGTAA
- a CDS encoding phosphoglycerate kinase: MSKFSNFNFKGHKAVVRVDFNVPLNDQFQITDDTRMTAAVATIKKILADGGSVILMSHLGRPKDGPTDKYSLKHLVNHLIKLLDGVTVKFATDCIGEVAEKAAAALQPGEVLLLENLRFYKQEEKGDKEFAGKLSKLGDVYVNDAFGTAHRAHASTAVIAEFYPADKRMFGLLMEAEVGNAEKVLHGAASPFTAILGGAKVSDKILIIENLMEKANNIIIGGGMAYTFLKAQGKEIGSSLCENEKLDLALELLAKAKAKGVALILPVDSVAADKFAADANTQVVSNDAIPAGWMGLDIGPKSVAIFSETIQQSKTILWNGPMGVFEMKAFQNGTKSVADAIVLATAQGAFSLVGGGDSVAAVNQFGLAEKVSYVSTGGGAMLEFFEGKTLPGIAAVKA; this comes from the coding sequence ATGAGTAAATTTTCCAATTTCAACTTTAAGGGTCATAAAGCAGTAGTGCGCGTTGACTTTAACGTGCCACTGAACGATCAATTCCAGATCACAGATGATACCCGCATGACCGCAGCTGTTGCTACCATCAAAAAGATCCTTGCTGATGGCGGTAGCGTAATCCTGATGTCTCACCTGGGTCGTCCAAAAGACGGTCCTACCGATAAATATTCACTGAAACACCTGGTTAACCACCTGATCAAATTGCTGGATGGTGTGACCGTTAAGTTCGCTACCGACTGCATCGGTGAAGTAGCTGAAAAAGCTGCTGCTGCCCTGCAACCAGGCGAAGTGCTGCTGCTGGAAAACCTGCGCTTCTACAAACAGGAAGAAAAAGGTGATAAAGAATTTGCAGGAAAACTGTCTAAACTGGGTGACGTATATGTAAACGACGCATTCGGTACCGCTCACCGTGCACACGCTTCTACAGCAGTGATTGCTGAATTCTATCCTGCTGACAAACGTATGTTCGGTCTGCTGATGGAAGCTGAAGTAGGCAATGCAGAAAAAGTACTGCATGGCGCTGCATCTCCTTTCACCGCTATCCTGGGTGGTGCTAAAGTGAGCGACAAAATCCTGATTATCGAAAACCTGATGGAAAAAGCTAATAACATCATCATCGGTGGTGGTATGGCTTATACTTTCCTGAAAGCTCAGGGCAAAGAAATCGGTAGCTCTCTTTGTGAAAACGAGAAACTGGACCTGGCACTGGAACTGCTCGCTAAAGCAAAAGCTAAAGGCGTAGCACTGATCCTGCCTGTTGACTCAGTTGCTGCTGATAAATTTGCTGCTGATGCAAACACCCAGGTTGTTAGTAATGATGCGATCCCTGCTGGTTGGATGGGCCTGGATATCGGACCTAAATCCGTAGCTATCTTCAGCGAAACTATCCAACAGTCCAAAACCATCCTCTGGAATGGTCCTATGGGCGTGTTCGAAATGAAGGCTTTCCAGAATGGTACCAAATCTGTAGCTGATGCCATCGTGCTGGCTACAGCGCAGGGTGCATTCTCCCTGGTAGGTGGTGGTGACTCCGTTGCTGCTGTGAACCAGTTTGGCCTGGCTGAAAAAGTAAGCTATGTATCTACAGGTGGTGGTGCAATGCTGGAGTTCTTCGAAGGTAAGACCCTGCCAGGTATCGCTGCTGTAAAAGCATAA
- the gap gene encoding type I glyceraldehyde-3-phosphate dehydrogenase, translating to MGTNLKIGINGFGRIGRLVYRQIFNMPGIDVVAINDLTSPAVLAHLLKYDSAQGRFDADVKHSDNAISVNGHEVKIYAQKDPSQIPWGNHGVDVVIESTGFFADKDKSEAHIKAGAKRVVISAPATGDLKTVVFNVNHNILDGSETIISGASCTTNCLAPMAKVLEDSFGIELGVMTTIHAYTNDQNTLDAPHAKGDLRRARAAAANIVPNSTGAAKAIGLVLPSLKGKLDGNAQRVPTITGSLTELTTVLKKKTTVEEINAAMKAASNESFGYTTDEIVSSDIVGISFGSLFDATQTRIVSVGDKQLVKTVSWYDNEMSYVSQLVRTVKYFASLISK from the coding sequence ATGGGAACTAATCTTAAAATCGGTATTAATGGTTTCGGTCGTATCGGCCGTTTGGTATACCGTCAGATCTTCAATATGCCAGGTATAGACGTGGTAGCTATTAATGACCTTACAAGTCCCGCAGTTTTAGCTCACCTGCTGAAATACGATTCAGCTCAGGGTCGTTTCGATGCTGATGTGAAGCACTCCGATAACGCTATCTCCGTTAACGGACATGAGGTGAAAATTTACGCTCAGAAAGATCCTTCTCAAATTCCTTGGGGTAACCACGGTGTTGACGTTGTAATCGAATCAACAGGTTTCTTCGCTGATAAAGACAAATCAGAAGCTCACATCAAGGCTGGTGCCAAGAGAGTAGTGATCTCTGCTCCTGCTACCGGTGACCTGAAGACTGTAGTATTCAACGTAAACCATAACATCCTGGATGGTAGCGAAACTATCATTTCCGGTGCTTCATGTACTACAAACTGTCTGGCTCCAATGGCTAAGGTACTGGAAGATAGCTTCGGTATCGAACTGGGTGTTATGACTACCATCCACGCTTACACCAACGACCAGAACACCCTGGATGCTCCTCACGCTAAAGGTGACCTGCGTCGTGCCCGTGCTGCTGCTGCTAACATCGTACCTAACAGTACTGGTGCTGCTAAAGCTATCGGCCTGGTTCTGCCTAGCCTGAAAGGTAAACTGGATGGTAACGCACAGCGTGTTCCAACCATCACTGGTTCCCTGACTGAACTGACTACCGTTCTGAAGAAGAAGACTACTGTTGAAGAAATCAACGCTGCTATGAAAGCTGCTTCTAACGAATCATTCGGTTATACTACAGACGAAATCGTGAGCAGCGACATCGTTGGTATCAGCTTCGGTTCACTGTTTGATGCTACTCAGACCAGGATCGTTTCTGTAGGAGACAAACAACTGGTTAAGACTGTATCATGGTATGACAACGAAATGAGCTATGTGTCTCAGCTGGTTCGTACCGTTAAGTACTTCGCCAGCCTGATCAGCAAATAA
- a CDS encoding ligand-binding sensor domain-containing protein has product MNVKYRIAAFIYWLLAIYSCSVHAQESALSYSFRHLDLSDGLASNHVSAILQDRKGFIWIASTALQRYDGSNLITIASFDKVPGSIYYDDICLCEDKKGRIWMGAPDNIRYYDPVTSKVKVLKMDMLPVGTGNVYCSHIIQDHAGIIWVTTQEGLYRYDEKGATFVIPAEIPAADRAEMYSAIIEDKAGNLWISGKHGIYMLSADRKHLYHRNNNPLHIPLLYSQTSVKQFFIDSRERLWVAGRLGDTLYCYVPAQNQLKAWPFRINKPPEGNMVTDITEDKDKQIWLATVLGGIYRYDEQSNNFHVNIRANNDDDKRFHYDFEVNCFLNDRDGRLWIGTDRGLNILNPPDRAFHIMDQRDPNAKLPRAEVTDLFQDDLGNIYAGFWGKGFSWLSPSLQLKRQLIAEVPEERGLVWSFAQMPDGKVLVGQENGRLSVFDPKQGKFTAHKHKDLFGDQTLMNILPENDSTVWIGLYKKGLVRWNPVTDTFAVCQNLLNKIRHPITVMDIARQGDSTLWLATSDAGLIRYNHIRQKIESRELFPYGQLSVSNITCLNLLDDTTLIAGTEHGLWVYDIRRHTANPLLINGDLFDEWVLSMLPSGSRGLWFTTPYGFYRFNRRNFGLETFVQTGQIIDNNRKVRRRIVRLADGRLMIGASDHFVVLDTAALKVAPSPPDVTIINFKAMDSSMQLNSLYDKSAPLALNHRQNFINIEFKSLQYHHEAIRYFYQLDGVDEDWVQANGVLVARYTNLPPGNYVFRVRSMNTAGTFSTGVTTLYFNILPAFWQTTWFRLLGLLLVIAVIYTYFRIRIYLIKREARRRTEIEQQIAQLEMKALRAQMNPHFIFNALNSIQAFMMKNETEQALSYLSRFARLIRNVLDNSQQNSITISQEIKMLENYIELEKLRFEDQFDCDIRIDDELDPDYMDIPTMILQPFVENAIWHGLLHKKERGMLRISFTKEIDRILCTIEDNGIGREKAAALRTGDEHHSRGVQITQDRLALYNKRFNLDMTFDIEDLPTGTRVNVWFPLDEE; this is encoded by the coding sequence ATGAATGTGAAGTACCGTATTGCTGCTTTTATATATTGGCTGCTTGCAATATATAGCTGCTCTGTGCATGCACAGGAGTCGGCGCTTTCATATTCATTCCGCCATCTTGATCTCAGTGATGGATTAGCCAGCAATCATGTATCTGCTATCTTACAGGACCGTAAAGGTTTTATCTGGATCGCCAGCACTGCCCTGCAGCGCTATGATGGAAGTAACCTGATCACTATTGCCAGCTTTGATAAGGTGCCGGGCTCTATTTACTACGACGATATCTGTCTTTGTGAAGATAAGAAAGGGAGGATATGGATGGGGGCTCCCGATAATATCCGTTATTATGATCCCGTTACCTCCAAAGTAAAAGTGCTGAAGATGGATATGCTCCCTGTGGGTACAGGCAATGTATATTGTAGTCATATCATACAGGATCATGCAGGCATCATTTGGGTCACTACCCAGGAAGGACTGTACCGTTATGATGAAAAAGGAGCCACCTTTGTCATTCCTGCAGAAATACCTGCCGCAGACAGGGCAGAAATGTACAGCGCTATTATCGAGGATAAAGCGGGTAATCTCTGGATCAGCGGGAAGCATGGCATTTACATGCTCAGTGCCGATCGCAAACACCTGTATCACCGTAACAACAATCCCCTGCACATTCCATTGCTCTATTCGCAGACCAGCGTAAAGCAGTTCTTCATCGATAGCCGCGAACGCCTTTGGGTAGCGGGCAGACTTGGCGACACCCTCTACTGCTATGTACCGGCACAAAACCAGTTGAAAGCATGGCCATTCAGGATCAATAAACCGCCAGAAGGTAATATGGTCACCGATATAACGGAGGACAAGGACAAACAGATCTGGTTAGCAACTGTGCTGGGGGGCATTTACCGTTATGATGAACAAAGCAACAATTTCCACGTAAACATCCGCGCAAATAATGATGACGACAAAAGATTCCACTACGACTTTGAAGTCAACTGTTTCCTGAATGACAGGGATGGCCGTTTATGGATAGGTACGGACAGGGGATTGAACATTTTGAATCCGCCTGATCGCGCATTTCACATCATGGATCAGCGGGATCCAAATGCAAAATTACCCCGTGCAGAAGTAACCGATCTTTTCCAGGATGATCTGGGGAATATCTATGCCGGCTTCTGGGGCAAGGGCTTTAGCTGGCTCTCACCCTCCCTGCAATTAAAGCGGCAGTTGATAGCGGAAGTACCTGAGGAAAGAGGACTGGTATGGAGCTTTGCCCAGATGCCGGATGGAAAGGTATTGGTAGGGCAGGAGAATGGCCGGCTCTCGGTCTTTGATCCAAAACAGGGAAAGTTTACAGCGCATAAACACAAAGACCTCTTTGGTGATCAGACATTGATGAACATATTGCCTGAAAATGACAGCACCGTATGGATAGGTTTGTATAAAAAAGGATTGGTACGCTGGAACCCGGTAACAGATACATTTGCCGTTTGCCAAAACCTGCTGAACAAAATTCGTCACCCTATCACGGTCATGGATATAGCCAGGCAGGGAGATAGTACCTTATGGCTGGCGACCAGCGATGCAGGGTTGATCAGGTATAATCATATCAGGCAAAAAATTGAATCCAGGGAACTATTCCCTTATGGACAGTTATCCGTTAGCAACATCACCTGTCTGAATCTGCTGGATGATACCACGCTGATAGCAGGAACAGAACATGGGCTATGGGTATACGATATCCGCCGCCACACCGCCAATCCCCTCCTGATTAATGGAGATCTCTTTGATGAATGGGTACTGAGCATGCTCCCTTCCGGCAGCAGAGGTTTATGGTTTACAACGCCCTATGGTTTTTATCGTTTTAACAGGCGGAACTTCGGCCTGGAAACCTTTGTACAGACAGGACAGATCATAGACAATAACCGGAAGGTGAGAAGACGGATTGTCCGGCTGGCAGATGGCCGCCTGATGATTGGTGCTTCCGATCATTTTGTAGTGCTGGATACTGCCGCATTGAAAGTAGCACCTTCGCCACCGGATGTGACGATCATTAATTTCAAGGCTATGGATAGCAGTATGCAGCTAAATAGCCTGTATGATAAAAGTGCTCCGCTGGCACTCAATCACCGGCAGAACTTTATCAACATAGAATTCAAAAGCCTGCAATACCATCATGAAGCGATCCGGTATTTTTATCAGCTGGATGGTGTGGATGAAGATTGGGTACAGGCCAATGGGGTACTGGTAGCCAGGTATACGAACCTGCCCCCTGGCAATTATGTATTCAGGGTACGGAGTATGAATACAGCAGGTACATTTTCAACAGGTGTCACGACCCTGTACTTTAATATCCTGCCTGCTTTCTGGCAAACCACCTGGTTCCGGCTACTCGGCCTGCTCCTGGTCATTGCTGTTATCTACACTTATTTCAGGATCAGGATTTACCTGATCAAAAGAGAGGCGCGCCGCCGTACGGAAATAGAACAACAGATAGCCCAGCTGGAAATGAAAGCACTGCGGGCCCAGATGAATCCACATTTCATTTTCAATGCCCTGAACTCCATTCAGGCATTTATGATGAAGAATGAAACGGAGCAGGCACTTTCTTACCTGAGTCGTTTTGCAAGACTGATCAGGAATGTACTGGATAATTCCCAGCAAAACAGTATCACGATTTCGCAGGAAATCAAAATGCTGGAAAACTATATAGAGTTAGAAAAACTGCGTTTTGAAGATCAGTTTGATTGCGATATCCGGATAGATGATGAACTGGATCCTGACTACATGGATATTCCAACTATGATCTTACAACCCTTTGTGGAGAATGCCATCTGGCATGGTTTACTGCACAAGAAGGAGCGGGGTATGCTGCGGATCAGCTTTACAAAAGAGATAGATCGAATATTGTGTACGATAGAAGATAATGGTATTGGCAGGGAGAAGGCGGCTGCATTGAGAACAGGGGATGAGCATCATTCCCGGGGAGTGCAGATAACACAGGATAGATTGGCCTTGTACAATAAGCGTTTTAACCTGGATATGACTTTTGATATAGAAGATCTGCCAACGGGTACCAGGGTAAATGTATGGTTCCCGCTGGATGAAGAATAA
- a CDS encoding glycoside hydrolase family 9 protein, translating to MKTRFSLLIAKGGKLLRLPLFATILTMVSLKPTFAQSYNYAEVLQKSMFFYEAQRSGTLPADNRVTWRANSALSDGSDVGLNLTGGWYDAGDHVKFNFPMAFSATMLAWGAVDFADGYNNSGQMKYLKSNLRFVNDYFIRCHTAPNELYGQVGNGGTDHAWWGSSEVMAMTRPAYKIDATHPGSDLAAETAAAMAAASMVFKTDDPTYSATLLSHAIQLYNFADTYRGVYSAAITDAAGYYNSYSGYNDELVWGAIWLYRATGNATWLTKAETYYANLSTESQTAIKSYKWGLAWDDKSTGCYALLAKLTGKAQYKEDIERHLDYWTDGYNGSRINYTAGGLAFLDVWGALRYAINTGFLAAYYKDAATTTAKGSKYYTFAKSQMNYALGSNPNNRSYVCGFGNNPPVKPHHRTAHGCWTNNLTGPPAASRHILYGALVGGPNNDDSYTDDRGNYVNNEVATDYNAAFSGLAAKLVQEYGGTPLANFPVAETPTGEFTIEAKINGSGTTYTEWSVWVNNHTAWPARIASKHVFRLFINITEGLSAGYKPTDYVVSSNNADVTFTQLQAWDTAQHLYYTEVTYNASLKIWPGGQGESKKESQIRIRLPYEAPASAWSAANDWSSQGVDATLKEVSNIPLYVDNKLVYGSTPTPAVVVPVTGITVTPAIDTLNINTTAQLTATVLPSNATNKSLTWSSANTAIATVSSTGLVSGIAAGSVAIFATTADGGFQDTSYVYVTNVVAPKQYTITTAVSGTGSIALSPAGGTYTQGTVVTLTATTGSGYTFNNWSGGIADTLNPVTVTVNSNLSITANFKQNVNTGSCDNPSVVALPFAKDGAGEFCYVIAGNISYINSWNLTKLEINGVDYTNKWSNSMPARVNGNYYVHYVAPYNWSHFEAAGTEASARQAAAAITTSAIYPNPVTQHSFAIRIADKAITDVVVTITDMSGRVVLRKSAKANETMTIPSAIPTGIYSVEVSTKTKKVMSTKLMIQ from the coding sequence ATGAAAACCAGATTTTCCCTCTTAATTGCGAAGGGAGGCAAGTTATTGCGCCTACCCCTGTTCGCCACCATCCTGACGATGGTATCCCTCAAACCCACGTTTGCACAGAGCTACAACTATGCAGAAGTATTGCAAAAGTCTATGTTCTTTTATGAAGCCCAACGCTCGGGAACACTGCCTGCTGACAACCGCGTCACCTGGCGTGCTAACTCAGCACTCTCGGACGGGAGTGATGTAGGCCTTAACCTGACAGGTGGCTGGTATGATGCCGGCGATCATGTAAAGTTCAACTTCCCGATGGCCTTCTCTGCTACCATGCTGGCCTGGGGTGCGGTTGACTTTGCAGATGGTTACAATAATTCAGGTCAGATGAAATACCTGAAAAGTAATCTTCGTTTTGTGAATGACTACTTCATTCGCTGTCATACCGCACCAAATGAACTGTATGGCCAGGTAGGCAACGGCGGTACAGACCATGCGTGGTGGGGATCTTCAGAAGTAATGGCTATGACCCGACCTGCGTATAAGATCGATGCCACACATCCGGGCTCTGATCTGGCGGCAGAAACGGCGGCGGCAATGGCGGCGGCCAGTATGGTTTTCAAAACAGACGATCCTACTTACAGCGCGACCCTGCTCTCACACGCTATCCAGTTGTACAATTTTGCTGATACCTATCGTGGAGTATATTCTGCTGCCATTACTGATGCAGCAGGTTATTACAACTCCTACAGTGGTTACAACGATGAACTGGTGTGGGGGGCTATCTGGCTCTACCGCGCTACCGGCAATGCTACATGGCTCACAAAGGCAGAGACTTACTACGCAAACCTATCTACAGAATCCCAAACCGCCATCAAATCTTACAAGTGGGGCCTTGCATGGGATGACAAGTCCACCGGCTGTTATGCCCTGCTGGCAAAGCTCACCGGCAAAGCCCAGTACAAAGAGGATATTGAAAGACATCTTGACTATTGGACAGATGGTTACAATGGATCACGCATTAACTATACGGCAGGTGGCCTTGCCTTCCTGGATGTATGGGGTGCGCTGAGATATGCCATCAACACAGGTTTCCTGGCTGCTTACTACAAAGACGCGGCGACTACTACCGCCAAAGGTTCAAAATACTACACTTTTGCAAAGTCACAAATGAACTATGCACTGGGTAGCAATCCAAATAACCGCAGCTATGTATGTGGCTTCGGTAACAATCCTCCTGTAAAACCTCACCATCGTACAGCGCATGGTTGCTGGACAAATAACCTGACAGGTCCTCCGGCAGCATCAAGACATATCCTGTATGGCGCACTGGTAGGTGGTCCTAACAACGATGACTCTTATACGGATGATCGTGGCAACTATGTGAATAACGAAGTAGCGACGGATTATAATGCAGCTTTCTCCGGCCTGGCAGCAAAGCTGGTACAGGAGTATGGAGGTACACCATTGGCAAACTTCCCTGTAGCAGAAACACCTACCGGCGAATTTACCATTGAAGCTAAAATTAACGGTAGCGGTACTACGTATACTGAATGGTCAGTGTGGGTAAACAATCATACTGCATGGCCTGCACGTATTGCATCCAAACATGTATTCCGCTTATTTATTAACATTACAGAAGGCCTTAGCGCAGGTTATAAGCCGACTGATTACGTAGTTTCTTCCAATAATGCAGATGTAACTTTTACACAATTACAAGCCTGGGATACTGCCCAGCACCTTTACTATACTGAGGTCACTTACAACGCTTCTCTCAAAATCTGGCCGGGTGGTCAGGGTGAGTCTAAGAAGGAATCCCAGATCAGGATCCGACTGCCTTACGAAGCACCAGCCAGTGCATGGAGCGCAGCCAACGACTGGTCTTCACAGGGAGTAGATGCTACGCTGAAAGAAGTGAGCAATATTCCACTGTATGTAGATAATAAGCTGGTATATGGCAGCACACCTACACCAGCTGTAGTTGTACCGGTGACAGGTATCACCGTTACACCGGCTATTGATACCCTGAACATCAATACCACTGCGCAACTAACAGCTACCGTATTACCATCCAATGCGACCAATAAATCCCTGACCTGGTCTTCTGCTAACACCGCTATTGCAACTGTAAGCAGCACAGGCCTGGTGAGCGGAATCGCAGCTGGCAGTGTAGCCATCTTTGCAACGACGGCCGATGGTGGCTTCCAGGACACCAGCTATGTGTATGTAACGAATGTGGTAGCACCTAAACAATACACCATCACAACTGCGGTATCAGGCACTGGCAGCATCGCACTCAGCCCTGCAGGTGGTACTTATACACAAGGTACTGTGGTAACGCTGACGGCTACAACAGGCAGTGGTTATACGTTCAATAACTGGAGCGGAGGCATCGCTGACACGCTCAATCCGGTCACCGTTACAGTGAATAGCAACCTGTCCATCACAGCTAATTTCAAGCAGAATGTGAATACAGGCAGCTGTGATAATCCTTCTGTAGTAGCATTGCCTTTTGCAAAAGATGGTGCCGGTGAATTCTGTTATGTGATAGCAGGTAATATTTCCTATATCAATTCATGGAACCTGACTAAACTGGAGATCAATGGTGTGGATTATACCAACAAATGGTCTAATAGCATGCCTGCGAGAGTAAATGGTAACTACTACGTACACTATGTAGCACCTTATAACTGGTCTCATTTTGAAGCAGCGGGTACTGAAGCCAGTGCA
- a CDS encoding nuclear transport factor 2 family protein: protein MIDGTTTITDLDKTAENKLFIQGFVEKFLVGGDASVIPAYIKAHGYVQHNPHIADGVEGLQQALAYFAANKIGFSYSAIHKVPGEGNFVPVISEGQMAGVHSTFYDLFRVEDAKIAEHWDVIEAIPAVDKWENQNGKFGFR, encoded by the coding sequence ATGATTGATGGCACGACTACCATTACAGACCTGGACAAGACGGCGGAGAACAAGCTATTCATCCAGGGTTTTGTGGAAAAATTCCTGGTGGGTGGTGATGCGTCTGTTATTCCTGCATACATTAAGGCACACGGCTATGTGCAACACAACCCACATATTGCCGATGGCGTGGAAGGTTTACAACAGGCACTGGCATACTTTGCTGCCAATAAAATAGGCTTTAGTTATTCAGCTATTCACAAAGTGCCGGGAGAAGGTAACTTTGTACCCGTGATCAGTGAAGGACAGATGGCAGGTGTACACAGCACATTCTATGACCTGTTCCGTGTGGAAGATGCAAAGATTGCAGAACACTGGGATGTGATTGAAGCAATTCCTGCTGTTGATAAATGGGAAAATCAAAATGGAAAATTCGGTTTCAGATAA
- a CDS encoding TPM domain-containing protein yields the protein MRQVYCLLIGLFLVTGMVQAQDLKIPARPNPPRLVNDLAGVLQGDQAASLEDKLLQFNDTTSTQIAIVTIPSTNGRDIAEVGLAILRDWGIGTKDKNNGILILAAINDRKIRIEVGSGMEGAVPDAIANRIIDENIKPNFRNGNYYQGFDEAVDRIIEASKGEYKGTPNRRQDSSNAPGLVILLIIIVVIISILRNRGGGGGTTISRRGWIGPIWGGFGDSDRGGGGGFGGFGGGSGSGGGASGNW from the coding sequence ATGAGGCAAGTATACTGCCTGCTTATAGGTTTATTCTTAGTCACTGGAATGGTACAGGCACAGGATTTAAAAATTCCTGCCCGCCCTAATCCACCACGGCTGGTAAATGACCTGGCAGGTGTTCTGCAGGGCGATCAGGCGGCTAGCCTGGAAGATAAGTTGTTACAGTTTAACGATACCACTTCTACCCAGATTGCCATTGTGACCATTCCTTCTACCAATGGAAGGGATATCGCCGAAGTAGGCCTGGCAATTCTGCGTGACTGGGGAATCGGTACCAAAGACAAAAACAATGGTATCCTCATACTGGCTGCTATCAACGACAGAAAGATCCGTATTGAAGTCGGCTCAGGTATGGAAGGCGCAGTACCAGATGCGATCGCCAACCGTATTATCGATGAGAACATCAAACCTAACTTCAGAAACGGCAACTATTACCAGGGCTTTGATGAAGCGGTAGACAGGATCATAGAAGCGTCAAAAGGAGAATACAAAGGAACACCCAACCGGCGCCAGGATTCCAGCAATGCACCGGGCCTGGTGATACTGCTCATTATTATTGTTGTGATTATCTCGATCCTGCGCAACCGTGGTGGTGGCGGAGGTACTACTATCAGCCGTCGTGGATGGATCGGCCCTATATGGGGTGGATTTGGTGATAGCGACCGCGGAGGCGGTGGCGGATTTGGTGGCTTCGGCGGTGGTTCCGGAAGCGGAGGTGGTGCCAGCGGTAATTGGTAA